A window of Clupea harengus unplaced genomic scaffold, Ch_v2.0.2, whole genome shotgun sequence genomic DNA:
GCCTCCCTCAGTCAggaaaagggaggaaaaaacaTCAGCCGGCCTGGTTTACACTGTCAGGCCATATAAGGCTCCAGAAGACTTCCTTCATCCATGCAGAGAGCAGCAGACTGGGCCCTCAGCTGCTATGCATCATCCACCCAGCCTGTTGACCTTCACCAACGCTTCATCCTTTTaccgcctttctctctcttcttcggGCTCCACaactctgcctctcctccctcaatgAGAGGGAGACACTCGGCCAAACATCAGGGGAGGAATGCTGGGCGCATGCTCTCATGTGCCCTCTGCAGCAGCAGGaattctccctctgtttccagTTCCTCCTATTCCTGTGACACCGAAATTCCAGGAGGCCCTTTTTGTGTGTTGACGACAGGCCTAAATAGTAGCTTCCCTAGACTCTATTCATTACACACTTGTTAACATGAGTCAAGTAGTGGGGACGGACATGGCCGTGAAGAGGGGGAACTGAATAATCTTGTGGTAAACTGATGGTGCTTTGTGGGGGAGGGTGGCCCCTTACCGCACACAGAGGGGTATGTgttcctgcagagagaagatCATTGATTTGCACCAAAGAGACCCTATTTCCTACCATGGCAACACACTGAAGCCAGATCCACTCTCCACAATAATAGCTGATTATGGAATTCTGTTACTAACAGTATGGTGAATAAGTGGAACCGAAAAAAGACGCTTTTAAAAACGCATTCCAAAAATGTTTGCAGATAAAAtgtacaaacaaatacacctaAACCAAAAACCAGACAGGTACATTGAGTCATGGGATTTCAATACCATCCACTAAAAAAATGTCAAGACTCCCAGCCATTCCCAGAACACTTAGTTATGAACTCAGTGATTCGACCCCACCCTGGCAGGGCAGGGATGTCCCAGTCTCCAGGGAATGGACAAATTCTCCTCTTGTTGCTGCCCCGTAATACTGTTGTTATTTCAGGCTGTGCCACCTGCCAGCATAATTCAGAGTGGCAGGCGGAAGAGTTCCCTGTCTGcaccctgtctgtctgaacCAGGGAGGCCCAACCCAGTGAGATCATTAGGGGACGGccacagcacacccacacacagttactCACCCTTCCACACAACCCTGGACATCAGAGTCATACTTTCAGAAGTTTAAGGAGCCATATCAACAGTTGACCACACCATTAGTCAGATATTTGAACTTCCCTAATAGAGAAGTTCTCTCAGAAACACTGGTTAGTCCAACACATTTTATATCAGTGTGCAGACTGGGATATCTCATGACTCCACTTACACTATGGACACACTACATGGATAATGACCCTTCCAGCTCACTGGCTGAAGGGTGTGGTGAGTTAGCCGGACTAGCAGACATGCTAGGTGCTTTCTGAGGGTTAAATATAAACAAGTCATCTCTCTGTATACAGCCCAGCCTCCAAACCAAAAAAGGCACTCACAAAACACCTCCcccatccttctttctcttcccccctctctttttccaacCCCCTGACATGCACAGGACAAACAGAGCAGACAGCAGCAATAAATGCTTATATTTTCACACTCTGTTGTCATAGTAGGGTGTTGTAACGTTGACAAAGTGTTGTCATCTGTGAAACTGCAAACACAGTTGCTACCTTAATCCTAGAGTTACAAATACTACTCTCAAGAAATGTCTTGACTCTTGACATGTAGAGGAAGGGCAAAAATTATCAGCGCAAGCATGAGGAAATGAGGGGCGGAAACGGAGGCCACTATCAAACGGCACCTATCAGGATCCACCGGAATGGGCCAAACGCAGAGCGGGGGGAGCTAATGAGCTCTAATACGGCCCCTTGTGCATTGCCTCCCATACATTCACAGGCCCCCCCCACATCtctcagatgtacacacacggTCCAGAACAAACGGGcctttctcctccccctttctcctgcTCATTTGGTGGGCTGTGTAGACGGCTCCCCTGAGGCTTTCGTGGTATTCCATGTAAGGACATTGTGAATTCCACAGAGCTGTCGGGTGTTTTGAGTCTGTGCGCTAGCAAATTGGTAAATTCACAAGTAAATCTGGATAGGGAGGACAGAGCACCTTATATGCTGCCACAGAGCAGGAGGCAAGGCTGTTCTGTTGCAACTGAAACACCAGTGGTCAGAAGAACTGAGACAACAGGCAATCTGCTAATGGCTTTGGACTGCCTGTCAGTATGACAAGatttatatttcttttttttttttcttttttttttaaaggaaaagGAAAGACAGGCGAGCtaaattcatttaaaagaaCCTACTCAGATTACAAACATAAAAGAGGATGTAACATAAATTGCCTCTGGAATTTGTTCACATGTTTCTCATTTTACACTTAATTAAATATCACTCGTACagggttagaaaaaaaaaactaaacagaaggaaaaacaaaaaacaaaaacagcatttcCTGTTGAGAGGCCTGGGAAATCCATCTCCAGTGGCTGAGATAAAGTCACGCAAGGATACATTAAAACACGCACAGCTAGGCAAGATGCCATTACAAAAAGGGTTCATGTTATAGTTCACGTGCTAAACAGAGGGGGGTTACTGTAGGACACAACACTGCTTGGGGATCACAACTTATATACTTTTAAAGCAGTTACGTGAAATAACCAAAGTTgcttagacacacagacacacttgtgcTGCATACCAGGAGTAGACATGAGACTCTTTGAGGTGAGTGCAGCTAAACAGCCACCTGTGGGTAAATGACAGTGGTATGCTCCATTCCTTGGACAGAattgtaaacatgctttggtgTGCTCTGGGAATCTGTGGGAAAATCAGCAGGTCTTACCCCTGGTTGAGATCATTTTCTGTGTTGTCCAGCCAAAGGCGAACAGCAACGGCGTTCCCTTCCCTACATTGGGTGAAGATGTCATCCATGATTGCCTCTTCAGTTAACTCTCAGGGCTAACTTTGACTCGTACAGCTAACTGAGTGGCTGGGTAACAGTGGGTGGACGAGGACACACTACAGAGGTAACCGCAAAGATTTAAAGGAGGCCTGGAAAGCATTCGTCCTCAGGCTCAGAGCACACCCCTACAGTAACCAGGGGACAGAAGGTGGAGTGCTCCTTACacctgaaaaacaaacatgaagaaatacgcatcaacaccaacattacCTGTCAGTACAGAGTTATGATCATTTAGAAAATCAATACAGATTAATTCATCTAAACACATCGGTATGGTTTACTTTAAGGATTAAAGACTATTCTGACTCTGACGTTCTTGATAGATCATTTCATCACACCCTTTTAAATGAAGATGGACTACGCAATGAATTGCCTTCTGtacaaatgtcaaatgattaaaGCTGACCAGTGGCTATTTAAATCAGGAGACAACCAGTTGTCAACTGCTGCAATATGTCATCATTGATAAATAATAGTAAATGTCAGTTATATCTATTCATGCCTGAACCGCAACCACAAGAATGTCACCAATGACTTCAGCTAGACCCGACAAATGTGTGTCCAAGACCTAAGGCAACATAATTGTGACCAAAACATCTTAACTTATGAATGTACTGATAGGCATACTAGTGTATTCTATTCTAGCTAATTGAATTGACCCATCACATAACTAAAAGTAAAGTTCCACCTGAAAGGAACTTTACAAGCCTTGCTGGGACCacccatttctccatggagtTATCACTATCATAGTCATCTTAACGACTTGTCCTGCTCAATCTGTTTTGAGACTGTATTTCACTCACAAAATCTTTGTACTAGGGCACTTTGAATTTGCTGTAGTCTTGTAACCCAAGGTAGTTGCCAAGTTAACCACATTGCAAGTTACCTACCTAGTCCACTACAGAATAACGTCAGCAAGTTATCCTTTTTCCTATTATTAGGACATTTCTTTTTCTAACTTAAAACTGCATCCGACTTTTTCCTTCAAATGGTCAGCTTTGGCTAACATAAACTGAACTTTAGTGACAGCATATGTCATTGGTATCTCATTGGTAAGATGACTAAACTTAAAATTccacctaacgttagctaaaatACCCATTTCGACTTTATTTAGGCTAACGTTACTAGGTGCCTAACAAGCCCCAAAACTGCCCCAAATTCGAAAGTATCCCTTACAACCACGAAATGTTAATTAAACGTTAATTTGAAAGATAGATAGTTTCCACAAAATATAGgcctatatatacacacgttaCGTTTAACAGGTCATTCAAGAGCCCGCAGTTAAGTTTAAGTTACTACCTAAGTCGACAGTAACTACCTAGCTAAGTTTAGACTTAAAAGTAGTTAGATTTACGCCAATGTTATACACTACCAACGTGTACGTTCACAACTAGTTTAAAACTAGCTGGTAATAACTTGAAATATCTATCGAAAAAAAAGTTGTAGAACACTTGAATGCCGAATCTGTCTATTTACTTGAGTTAGGCAGCTACGTTAGCTTACCAGCTAGCTTGCGACCTAGCTAGCGCCATCATTAGTTCTCCGCCTAGTTATCGTTGGCGAAAAAGGCAGACATGTATGTAAATTTCTAAATATCTATCTACATAGAATATAATTTTTGGATAATTCAATGATGACTGATGATTCATTAAAAGACATTTGTCGGTGCACTGCTTTACACAacgttagcaagctaactagccaTATTCACTGAGGTTATTTGGCAACTGATGGCAGGGTACTTCGTTCATTCCATACAACCGGGCACGtagctagctaagttagctTTTCCACAAGTGCATATATCAACATACACCAAACGCTGTCTGTCATTAAACTATTTCAACGATATAACATTAAATTAGTATGACTTACCTAACGTTTTCAGTTTTATTGCATAAGGATTTAACAATAAATGATCGTTGCCTTGACAGATTGAAGCAAAGACTGCTTACGTCCCAACAGTCCACACCCTCATCAAATCTTACGTGGGCTAGGAAAGCGGCTCTTTCCCTAAGAATTTTTACTTACTGCGCACTCTAGTGGAAAATAGCCGCCATGGTGGCTTGTATAGCTGATTCCttcaatgacaaataaagtattGTTAAATCAGTTGAACCGTCATGTTTGcatgattaaaataaaaatgtaaaataaaatatgtaTAATTTTTTTCAGATGGTTTTCTTAGCGATATTTTAAACGAACGTTTACACACAGTACCCTGCCGATGCAAAACAACTACAATCCCATAAGTCTTAGCGATTCAACATACGTCATTGTTATGCGTCCATATTCAACAGTCAGAGGCTAGGATCACTGCACATGGTTTCACAAATACGTTTCTAATAAGGAAATAACTTTCAGTTAGCTAAGAGTATTAGCTTTTTATCAAGCTACTgtgatgttttgatgttgtaTTCTTTTTTGCGTTAACCAACTATGTTTGCTGAAGAGGAATGGAATGATACTGCTTCGGCTGGGACTTTGACTCAGTGTGGCATTACAGACTCGGATTCAATCAAAGAAAAGGTGAGTTATTGAAATATGGTGTCCATGTAATTGTAAagtacaaccccaaatcagaaaaagttgggacggtatggaaaatgcaaataaaaaagaaagcagtgatttatacatttacatttacttgtATCTCATTGCAGACAGtaacaagatatttcatgttttgtctggtcaacttaacttaatttgatttgtaaatttacatccattcctgccattcaggcctgcaacacacggggcaatttaggggttgtaatgaggtagaataattcAATAATGATGTTATTTGAAACTAGTGATGTCAACAggtacaaaagcagcatccaggaaagtgatggaaattgatattgccattaatttatagacttacattgcattgcaggcatgttctcctgtgtttgtgtgtgtgtgtgtgtgtgtgtgtgtgtgtgtgtgtgtgtgtgccatgtctattgatagtcttagtacacctttgtttaaaggccccagcagacatccccctgccccaggtggaggaatacacattgtccaccattttgggcctgtgtgtgttcctccataagaaaatcccctcccactcacctccccttcccaaccttgacctgtagaaccttccccaatgttgacctatcacccccaaggtatcctcccatgattgactggtatttaacctgtaacactgtggtgcatctttagtctttgcctgcctctacttgatgttggtattgactccctgcaggagcaccttgaaatacacctccagaaacctttgattcgcctcgtggtctttgtctagaagagtgtcggcctaagaaacccCGTCAAAAGGCCTAGTCTTTTAGGAGCAAATATGGGCTGAGGATCGCCAGTTTACCAACAAATGCATGAGcaaattattgaaatgtttaaaaacaatgtttctcaaagaaagataggaagggattttGATATTTCACCCTCCATGGTGGATAACATAATTATaagattcaaggaatctggaggaatttcagtgcgtTAAGAGCAAGGACCCAAGCCTAAGCTGAATAATCGGGATCTCCGATCCCTCAGacggcactgcatcaagaactGTCATTCATCTATAAGCGATATAATCACATAGGCTCAGGActactttggcaaacctttgtcaagcactacaatgcgtagttacatccacaaatgccagttaaaactttactgtgccaaaaggaagccttatgttaacCCTGTCCGGAGCGGCGTCGACTTCTCTGTGCTCGGAGGAAGCTCACACAGTGGAAATGTATATTGTGGTCAGACAAATCAGTATTTAAGGTCTTTTATGGAAGAAATGGATGCCGTGTGTTCcggaccaaagaagaaaaggaccaaagtccaaaagccagggtctgtcatggtatggggttgtgtcagtgcccttggcaaaggtaacttacacttctgtgatggcaccattaatgccgaaaagtacatagagattttggagcaacatatgctgcctttTAAGACGGCATCCTTTCCAGGGAcgcccatgcatatttcaataagacaatgcaaaaccacattctgcacacatttcaaaggcatggctgaggaagagtgtgtgggtgctggaCTGGTCTGCCCTGCTGTCCTGACTTGAccccaatagagaatgtgtggcaCATTTTGAAACGCAAAATGCGACAACGAAGACCCCGTACCATTAAGCACCTTAAGACTTAtttgcaggaagaatgggacaaagttacacctgaaacACTTCATCACTTGGTGTTTTCAGTCCTTAAACATCTTTAGTGTTGCAaaaaggaatggcaacattaAAAAGTGGTAAATGCTTTACCGTTAAATTTGTTGCAAGAATCgaaattgaattaagtgtttattttgaaaaaacaataaaattcatgaggtaaaacatcaaataatatgctgttgtattgttttcaatgtaatacaggtcaaagagaatttacaaaCCACAGTTTTAATTTGAATTTAACATACCGTCCCACTTTTtttgatttggggttgtatttTCCACAAATTGTTAATTGGAACTGTTTAATATGGATTGTTTCAATAAAGTAACTTGCACTTTTCTTTCGATAGGTAACACCAAGGACTGGCAAGAAGAGTTTGTTGAGAACTCTTCAAACTCTTGGATCAGTACCGGACTGGACCACTTGCTCTGCTCCAAAAGGCAGTGAGAGTGAAGCTGAGGAGGCCCCACCATCACATcctaagaaaaagaaaaaaagatgcaaaAAACGTAAAAGAGGTCCACTGGCTCAAAGTCCTTCAGAAGGAGGAGACAATCAGGATGGTGATGACATTCCCCAAGTtatcaaaaagaaaaagataagCCCTCAGGCTAAAGGTAAGTGTCTGACAGTCTGTGTGGCTTATTTGTTGAAGTGTTTAGAAAGTATCACTTGACAATTTCTTATGCTTGATGTCTCCTATTGTAATAGCCtccaaaaatgtaaacagtgcAGAATCAGTGGCAACTGAACAAGTGGATGAAGGAACCAGAAACAGTATTGAGAAGCCTCTCAGTCGCAAGCAGTGGAGGACTAGAATGAAGAACAAGAGGAAGTGCAAGAATAAATACCAGGAGAAGAACCCCCAGGAATCAAAATCAGATACAGCACAGGACTGCCCAAGCCAGGAGAAAGGACCTGACCAAAATGACACGTCTAGCAAGCAAAAAGAAATTGAACCTCGAAATGTAATTAATGTTAAGCCTAAGAAGTCCAGAAAGGCAAAGGAAAAAGGACCAAAACAGGTAACAAAGAAAGATAGTAGCTCTAAGCCTATTTCTCCCTCTAAAACAGATGAAGTGTTATTCGTGGAGAGCTTGCCTGACACTAGCAACATTACAAAAGATGATTTAGATCAAAGTCTAACTAAGCCATCAGACAAGACAGAGCCACTGAAGCCCTCTGACAAGAGGAAGCTGAAGGAGAAACAAATGCGAGCTGATAAGCTGAGGCACATGTTGAATAGTCAGCTTTCCAAGGGCAAAGCTGAGTCAgcaggggacagagaggaatCTACAGAGAAGGACAccgaagaggaggaagatgaggcgATGAAGAATGAAGGGCAGACTCTTGATCGCTCCTCTGCTTTGCGGTCTAAAATGGAGAAGCGCCTGGAGGCTGCCAGGTTCCGCTACATCAACGAGGTTCTATACACTACTTCAAGCAGCGAGGCCAAACGGATGTTTCAGCAGGATCCAAAGGCTTTTGAAGTCTACCATCTTGGCTTTACCACACAAGTTCAGTATTGGCCTGAAAATCCGGTGGATGCAATAATTTCCTTCATTTGTCAAAAGTAAGTGCAATGTTGACAACTAGCAGTTCTAGTGGGCCATTGTGATTTTTAATTTTatagttacattttttttttctttctttgaaatattttaGAAAGGAATGAAGCAATTTTGTAGAATGATGAGTTGTAATTCTTCACCTTTGTTCAAATTTGGTTAGACAATGTATGACATGCTTTGCTCTTTAATTGCAGGCCGATGACTCTCGTAGTTGCTGACTTTGGCTGTGGTGACTGCAAAATAGCACGCAGTGTGAAAAACAAAGTCCATAGCTTTGATCTGGCACCCACATGTGAccttgtgacagtgtgtgacaTGGCAAAAGTGAGTAATTTAAGATTTATTGCGTATAATaacatattaaatatatattatacctATATTGAAGTCTTCATACAGTTACATATAAATTGATATGATTGTTCAAATGGTAAGTGTGTacgatatataatatatatactgtaagtaaATAATTTCTCCTCATGTCTGTAGGTTCCTCTTGGTAATGGTACTGTGGATATTGCGgtgttctgtctctcacttaTGGGGACGAACCTAAATGACTTTCTCGCAGAGGCCAACAGAGTACTGGTTATGGGGTAAGAAACTTTGTAAAGACAAATACAAACTGAATCTTAGCTGAATGTTGAATGCAGAAGAGCAAAGGTTAAGTTACTGGTTGATTAAAGGTGAAgagtgtagtttttagtggcatctagtggtgagtcaatttgaatttcaaccagctgaatacccttccccTTACAAGCGTGGGCGAGTAGCCGTCAAATGCCATAACAagacagtgttttggtttgtccattctgggcttCTGTAGAAACATGTCAGAGTAACATGGCAAACTCCGTTGAAGAAGAGTACATACGAAGGGCTTattctaagctaacaaaaacacaatgattcATAGTCACAGGTAATATAcaccaatgaaaacataattatgaatactatattccagttctactaatagatgccactTAAAAGTACACACTGTACTTTTAAAGGAAACTGCATCACACTGTTTACACAGAATGTTTATACATAGCACAGTACGCATTTTTTCTAGTATCCATCCTGTCTGTTGCAAATCACTTTgtgcaacaaaacaaaaaaaaatgtataatacTTGCGCATTTGCAGCAGACAAGGTATCCCGAGGACTGCAGTAGCTCACTAGCTTTCAAATAGCTTCTTGTATATAACAGCTAACCATCATTCTAAACAGCTTTTTTTCGGTTTGTTTTCAATTTTCAGTGGAGTGCTGAAGATTGCTGAGGTGGCAAGTCGGTTTGAGAATGTGCGTGCCTTCGGAAGTGCACTATCAAGTCTTGGATTTAAGTTAACGTCTAAGGTGAGATTACCATTAAAAGCACTCAGTTTGAATTGCATTTTATTGATgcatcttatttatttatattattaccAGAGATTTCATAATTGATAacttttcccaaacattttGTCCCTTAGGATACAAACAACAACTATTTCTTCCtctttgagtttgtgaaagTTGGTGATCCTCCTGGGAATGTTAAAAAAGCAGGACTGACACTAAAACCCTGCATGTACAAGAAACGATGAGAAGGGGATTCAAtaacaggagaaaaaaaggagaaggaaaagaaatcAGCAATATATATGGTCACATAAAAACTCCAGCgggtcttattttttttttacatagtaCAGTTGAGGGTGAATTGGTCATGGTGTAATAAATACACCTGTGTGATCTTTCATTCTAAATTAAATTCCACACGTGACGAAGAGGCAGGACTGAAATGGGGGAATACACTGAACAGTATGTCAGTTGTGCACCAGGATCACTACCTGGTCAAATCAAATCAAGGGATTAAGCAAAGTTCATCTGGATCTCATTTTTCGTCTTCATTCGAATGTCACTCTGCAGggagtaattttttttttattaacattaattttctttttaatgtttgtgtggttttgtgatTGTAATATAAATACCGGTATGTGAAATAATCATCTCAATTCGTTTTGGACATTTTTGGAGAATAGTACCATATAATAAATATGCTACCTTGTTCTACCTTGCTTTCTATGGAATGTAGATGATGGAGGTTATGGTGGATGAAAGTGCCAACTTCATGATTCATTTCCTTGTATAATAGCCTCTTTGTTCTTTCACAGTGATCTCAGTTTTTTCTTGTTATCATGATGGAGCTTTAGGGCGGTTCCTTCCTCAGACAAATCAGATTATGGCATCTAGTAAAGTTCACAGggttcatttatttaatttctacTACAGTTAACGTGACCCCTTTCTACAACTTATCTCCAGAGGAATATGTAGCATTGGGTGTAGAATTAGCAGCATGTCCTCTCCCAATTGTCCAGTTTTCAACCTCTGCCTTCCTCCTAAAAGGCCAGTAGCCACTGATTTGGCATAAGATCAGTACCCAGAGTGGCCAGCTGATGGCACGGTGCTACTGGCAGCAGAGACCACCTCTGATGGGCAATCCCCTGCAGTGCCTGAGAGACAAAGGCAGGAAATACCAACCACATACTCAGCATTAACACTCCATTTTGCTTTTCTCTGTATCCTTGCAACCAAAGGTGTTGGGAGGCCTCATATTTTCTTAGTAAATCACCACAACCAAAACCATCGTAACTGTTCTCAGGACTGTCACAGAGAAGACCTCTAAGATCTCTCCCTTAAGATCACAGCAGTATTTCACTGCCAGAACCACCTGCTGCATGGCAGGCCTAGCCTATGGCTTATTCTGATTAGTTATGAGCTGCTGACAGAAGTCATAAAGGTTCACTTAAGGTCATAGGGGCTGCTGTAGCTGAAatactaaattattttaaagATACATTAGTTACAGCAAAAGGGACTGTGGCACATTTATAGCATTAGTATACTGTAGTGGGATGTACAACGCACAGTGCTTCGTTTCCTACACTTTCCTTGCGGATAGTTTGAGTACAAAGCATTACTAGCCATAAATCACCATTGATCATGACCTCATGCAGACATAAATTAGTGTCTGCTGTCAAAAGATATGTCAAAGCAGAAACCCCAACCCTGTGAACACAAAGAAGTAATTGAATCTCTACATTCCTGGGAAAAACTAGAAATGGATGTAtactaggaatttttttttttttttcactgaataGTTACAGAGATAAGTAAAAGATTGTTAGGCCAGCTCAGAGTTGCGGTAATGTACTTCAAGACTTCTTATAAATCTTAACCGAAAACTGTGCTGTGTTATCTCCTGCCTCCCTCTTTGGACAGCCATGACCTTCTACTGGCCTTGCTACTATGAATAATCCATACAGATGTGAGGACACACATTTTAACTCTTCGAT
This region includes:
- the rrp8 gene encoding ribosomal RNA-processing protein 8, which translates into the protein MFAEEEWNDTASAGTLTQCGITDSDSIKEKVTPRTGKKSLLRTLQTLGSVPDWTTCSAPKGSESEAEEAPPSHPKKKKKRCKKRKRGPLAQSPSEGGDNQDGDDIPQVIKKKKISPQAKASKNVNSAESVATEQVDEGTRNSIEKPLSRKQWRTRMKNKRKCKNKYQEKNPQESKSDTAQDCPSQEKGPDQNDTSSKQKEIEPRNVINVKPKKSRKAKEKGPKQVTKKDSSSKPISPSKTDEVLFVESLPDTSNITKDDLDQSLTKPSDKTEPLKPSDKRKLKEKQMRADKLRHMLNSQLSKGKAESAGDREESTEKDTEEEEDEAMKNEGQTLDRSSALRSKMEKRLEAARFRYINEVLYTTSSSEAKRMFQQDPKAFEVYHLGFTTQVQYWPENPVDAIISFICQKPMTLVVADFGCGDCKIARSVKNKVHSFDLAPTCDLVTVCDMAKVPLGNGTVDIAVFCLSLMGTNLNDFLAEANRVLVMGGVLKIAEVASRFENVRAFGSALSSLGFKLTSKDTNNNYFFLFEFVKVGDPPGNVKKAGLTLKPCMYKKR